The following DNA comes from Cellulomonas soli.
AGGTGCCGGCGCTGCCGTCGGGCACGTGGATGCCGTCGGTCAGGTAGTAGTACAGGTAGAGGAGCAGCAGCGCGTTGACCATGTTGAGCAGCAGGCGCAGCGTCCACACCCAGGCGTAGTCGGCGGTCGGGCGCAGGGCCCGCCACGAGGGTCGCGGTGCCGCCACCGCGCCGTCGGGTGCGCGGTCGCCGAGCGGCGGCTCGTGGTGGACCAGCAGGATCGACACCCCGAGCGCGGGCACGGCGACGGCGATCGCCACGTACCCGGCGGGCCCCTCCCCCGCCACGACGGCCACGGCCGTGCCGACCACCAGCCCGATGGTCTGCGCGATGCCGAACCAGGCGCCGACCACGCCGCGCTGCTCCTCGGGCACGCGGTCGGCCATCATGGCGGCGAGCGCGGCCATCGGACCGTTGAGGCCGATCTGCACGGTGGCCCACCCGACGGCCATCGTCGCGGGAGAGTCCGCGGCGGCGAGCAGCAGCAGGCCGACGACGCCGACGACCGTGCCCGCGACGGCCACCGGTCGGCGCCGGCCCCAGCGGGTGCGCAGCCGGTCGGACAGCGCGCCCCACAGCGGGTTGGCGACCATCGAGGCGACCGCGCCCGAGGCGGTGACCAGGGCGAGGAGCTGCTCCTTGCCGTCGTCGCCGGCGATCCGTGCGGCCTGGGCGGGCAGCAGGATCTGGATCGGGCCGAACCAGCCGGCGGCGATGCCGACCATGGCGAGCACGTACGCGACGACCCAGCGGCGGCTGACCCGTGGCTGGGCCGGAGGGGTGCCCGCGAGGTCGGTGCCCGGCGGTGACCCCCCTGCCACCACCGCCCGGTCACGACCCTCGCGCGTCATGCCCCTCCGACCCATCGCACGTGATGTATCAGATGATCCTTGCCCGAACCGTACCCGCAGACCACGGAGGGGGCCAGAGGCGCGGACGGGTGGAACCGTGTCGTGGTTCGCCTGATCCACGACCGCGCGGCCCTGCGCGTCACCCGTGGTCAACGCACCGGCGGGCACCCGTGCGGTCGAGAGGTGCAGCCGCCGCCGCCGGCAGCCGATGATCAGGGTGTGATCCCGACACCCCGCACCGACACCCTCGCGCGCCGGGCGCTCGTCGTGACCGAGCTGTTCGTCGCCGCCAAGTCCGGCGATCAGGACGACTGCGAGGACGTCGTGCGGGACGGCCCGGACCTCGCCGTGGTGGCCGACGGGGCCACCGACACGTTCGGGACCCGCATCGGCGGGCTGACCGCCGGCCGCGCGGTGGCCGAGCTCGTCGCTGACGTCGTCACCGACGCACCCACCGGCATCCCCGCCCTCGAGCTCGTCGACCGCATCAACGCCGAGTACGGGTCCCGCCTGGGCGCGACCGTCCGCGACCTGCCACCCGGCGCGCTGCCGACCGCGGTCTTCTGCGCGGTCGACAAGCTCGGCCGGCGGGTCATCCGGGTCGGCGACACCTCGTGGCGCACGCCCGGCCGCACCCATCTGGGCGGCAAGCGCATCGACCGGATCAACGCCCAGGCCCGTGCCGCGCTGCTGCACAGCCTGCTCGCCGAGGGCACCCCGCACGAGGAGCTGCTCGAGCACGACCCCGGCCGGCAGATGATCCTGCCCGTGCTGCGCCGCCAGGCAGCCGTGCGCAACCGGCCACGAGGGTCCGCCCTCACGCA
Coding sequences within:
- a CDS encoding protein phosphatase 2C domain-containing protein encodes the protein MIPTPRTDTLARRALVVTELFVAAKSGDQDDCEDVVRDGPDLAVVADGATDTFGTRIGGLTAGRAVAELVADVVTDAPTGIPALELVDRINAEYGSRLGATVRDLPPGALPTAVFCAVDKLGRRVIRVGDTSWRTPGRTHLGGKRIDRINAQARAALLHSLLAEGTPHEELLEHDPGRQMILPVLRRQAAVRNRPRGSALTHAGIDGRPVPRHLVEEWTLADDEPVVLASDGYPRLFMELARCEAYLAADLARDPLRIGRHATTKAARPGHVSFDDRAFLRLDPAGG
- a CDS encoding MFS transporter, which translates into the protein MTREGRDRAVVAGGSPPGTDLAGTPPAQPRVSRRWVVAYVLAMVGIAAGWFGPIQILLPAQAARIAGDDGKEQLLALVTASGAVASMVANPLWGALSDRLRTRWGRRRPVAVAGTVVGVVGLLLLAAADSPATMAVGWATVQIGLNGPMAALAAMMADRVPEEQRGVVGAWFGIAQTIGLVVGTAVAVVAGEGPAGYVAIAVAVPALGVSILLVHHEPPLGDRAPDGAVAAPRPSWRALRPTADYAWVWTLRLLLNMVNALLLLYLYYYLTDGIHVPDGSAGTWVLVLTGSAALVTVGVAAVGGVLSDRWGRRRVFVASSAVLLGASALVMATLPPLPVVMAATVLFGVGWGLYVSVDLAVLTAVLPDASTRATMLGVGNVAASLPQVLAPVVAAPLVTSAGGYPLLYGVAAGLAVAALVGVRFLRVR